The window TTATTAGATCCACTTCTTCTGGATCTTTGACAGCTCTAATACGTTCTACAAAGTTGTCTGCTGGAACCAGTCTTGTGGAAGCTTCCTCTTTCCGAAGACCTTCGTTGAGCTTGATAAATTTTGCCAGCGAAAGAAATTCCGATTCAACACCAAGGTTTTTGATATTTTTATTACGGCATATTTTTACTACTAGCCGTTCGAGAGAATTAGATTGATCGTATTCGAGAACCTCAAAGTCAGGAGCTTCTTCCCTAGCGGCTTCGGTATATCGCGAGTCCGTAATCAGTGCCAGATAGTCCCTGGAAACAAAAAGCACACCGGATGACTCATTTAAGGCTACATCGTCAGCTCTAAAGCCACTGAGGTAAAAACGATTGTAAGGGGAAGAGATAATGACGGCGTCTATTTCCTGCCGATCCATCTCAGCTAGAAGCCTGTCAATTCTTGGCTTTTTGGAAGACTGGCTCATTTTTCTAATCTTTCTTTGTTGCTATTTTGCACGACAATCCAGAATGGGGCGTTCCGGGAATACGCCCACACCGCAAATTAGCACCGGTTAATATGCCAAATCAGTTAATCACTAGCAACGATAATTTAGGCTATGGATTTGCAGAACTCAGATTCGGCCAAAATGAAAGTGTTCTAAAAATTATGCGTTACCCATATTGTTTGCGGTAGGTTACGAACAATCTCGGATAAAATTGACAATGGTCTTTGTCTATCGTTATGCTTTAATTTGAAAAGTTGTTTAAGGAGGAAATCTATGGAAGATGATCGAGATATTATCGTTTCTGGACAGGACGAACTGCAAGAGGGGGGTTCTACGCAAACTTCCATTGATTTTTACCATCTTATGACTCTTCCTGCAAAAGCAAGGATGGAAGCGATATTAGATCGTCCTGATGCGGCACAAATAGTTCAGGCTATGAATCCACAGGATCTCTATCTAACCGTCATGGAAATAGGACCGGAAGATGCTCTACCGCTTCTAAGCCTCGCTTCCACATCTCAATGGATGCATTTTTTCGACATGGAATGCTGGCATAAGGATCGCCTTGTGTCAGCTCAGGGTATTGAATGGCTTGATCGGCTTTCTCGCACAAATTACGATGTTCTCGTTAAGTGGCTCTATGATGCTGATTTTTCTTTTCTGATAGCCCTGTTGAAGAAGTGCCTAAGGGTAGCGGTCAAGCCCGACAGTGTGGATCTTACGGAAGCTCTTGATTATCTCCCGCCAAACACCATTGATGACCAATATTTCTGGGAATGTCGATATCCCGACTATGATGGTTTAATCCGTTATATTCTCAGCGTGTTATTTGAGACAAACTATACCTTTTACCGCGAAATTATGGATTATATTCTCTACACTTTAGACAGTGAAATGGAAGAAGAAGCCTACCGTTTTAGAAAGGGCAGAATAGAAGATTTGGCGGTGCCGGATTATTACGATGCTATAGCTATTTACGCTCCTATGGAGATTTCAGAACTTTCTTTTGAAAAGGATAAAGTTGCCGGGGGCGAACCAGTTATGGAGCAGCCTCCGAGCTTTGCTCTGGCTTTGATTGGAGATCGACAGGATCTTTTTTCGCAAGCTTTGGCAACAATAGATGATTCTCACCTCAAGGATTATCTGAGGTTGGAACTGGCTTTAATCGCTAATAAGGTTCTTGTTGCCGATGAAGTGCCGGTAGAAGATAGGGAAAAAGTCGAGGAAACAATAGATAAAGTTTCGGCGATGGTGAATCTTGGGCTTAATCTCGTGTCTAGAGGCGTTCTTTCTAATGCGAGTCTTTTGCTCAGGAAATCATTTCTCGAGCATCTTTTCAGAGTGGGATATACGGCCGTGAGAAAACTTCATTTGAGAGCAAAACGTTTGGTAAAACAGGGCTGGATTTCTCAATGCCCCACGGGCATGGATATTCTCGAAGGTGAATGGTATGAGACTCTGGATCTTCTTCTGCAACCCTCGCCCAAACTCCTTCGCTCCAGACCCAAGATGGCCCCTATTCCTGACTTTTTCCGCACATCTGAAGATGTTCAAATCGTTAGAGATCGTTTAGATACAATACTTTGTATGGGATATCTCGTGGAT of the Thermodesulforhabdaceae bacterium genome contains:
- a CDS encoding DUF6178 family protein; this translates as MEDDRDIIVSGQDELQEGGSTQTSIDFYHLMTLPAKARMEAILDRPDAAQIVQAMNPQDLYLTVMEIGPEDALPLLSLASTSQWMHFFDMECWHKDRLVSAQGIEWLDRLSRTNYDVLVKWLYDADFSFLIALLKKCLRVAVKPDSVDLTEALDYLPPNTIDDQYFWECRYPDYDGLIRYILSVLFETNYTFYREIMDYILYTLDSEMEEEAYRFRKGRIEDLAVPDYYDAIAIYAPMEISELSFEKDKVAGGEPVMEQPPSFALALIGDRQDLFSQALATIDDSHLKDYLRLELALIANKVLVADEVPVEDREKVEETIDKVSAMVNLGLNLVSRGVLSNASLLLRKSFLEHLFRVGYTAVRKLHLRAKRLVKQGWISQCPTGMDILEGEWYETLDLLLQPSPKLLRSRPKMAPIPDFFRTSEDVQIVRDRLDTILCMGYLVDMLRVSWEDLEGKLWPGGAFTGIRDIGIPQLLFTAVAHILSGKRLPAFLEPISLNLWESLFPRLHPDAVRRCVTTLLDVRFPATTPDKNNARKALDRYINPLLEDYRQEMLPFFERSEIPDPRFNRFFLFKED